Proteins encoded within one genomic window of Bradyrhizobium sp. 186:
- a CDS encoding glucose 1-dehydrogenase, translating to MSNQVVLITGGLTGIGRAAAVAFAKKGAKVVVAGRRDEAGQALVKELRSFGSEAEFINADVRKEDNVRAMVDKTVARFGRLDVAVNNAATEGQVGPITDQTAESFAATFETNVLGVVLSMKHEVRAMQAQASGSIINISSTYGHRGAAYASMYVGAKHAVEGITKSVALEIAKSGIRVNAVGPGPTDTGMLTRFTGTAENKAALATQVPFARLGLSEEVADGIVFLGSDEARFITGHVLNVDGGHTAN from the coding sequence ATGAGCAATCAAGTTGTCTTGATCACGGGTGGACTTACCGGCATCGGTCGCGCCGCCGCCGTCGCCTTCGCCAAGAAGGGCGCGAAGGTGGTCGTTGCCGGCCGGCGTGATGAGGCCGGCCAGGCGCTCGTTAAGGAGCTGCGCTCGTTCGGTTCCGAGGCCGAGTTCATCAACGCCGACGTCCGCAAGGAGGATAACGTCCGCGCGATGGTCGACAAGACCGTCGCACGGTTTGGCCGTCTCGATGTCGCGGTGAACAATGCCGCCACCGAAGGCCAGGTCGGTCCGATCACGGACCAGACCGCGGAAAGCTTTGCCGCGACGTTCGAGACCAACGTTCTCGGCGTGGTCCTGAGCATGAAGCACGAAGTGCGCGCCATGCAGGCCCAGGCGAGCGGCAGCATCATCAACATCTCCTCGACCTATGGGCACAGGGGCGCGGCCTATGCCTCGATGTATGTCGGCGCCAAGCACGCCGTCGAAGGCATCACCAAGTCGGTGGCGCTCGAAATCGCCAAGTCGGGAATTCGCGTCAACGCTGTCGGGCCAGGCCCCACGGACACCGGCATGCTGACCCGCTTCACCGGCACGGCAGAGAACAAGGCGGCCCTGGCGACACAGGTTCCGTTCGCTCGGCTCGGCCTCTCGGAGGAGGTCGCCGATGGCATCGTGTTCCTCGGCTCGGACGAAGCCAGGTTCATCACGGGTCACGTCCTCAACGTCGACGGCGGTCACACCGCCAACTGA
- a CDS encoding glucose 1-dehydrogenase: MYMSTPVVLITGALTGIGRATALAFAREGGRMVVSGRRHEAGQALAAELRNLGAEAEFVRVDVRHDDEVRNLVDQTVARFGRLDVAVNNAGTEGKPGPVTEQSEESYAATFDTNVLGTLLSMKHELRVMQPQGSGSIVNLSSTMGQRGAPGASMYTASKHAVEGLTKAAALEGAEFGVRVNAVAPGPVETEMLNRFTGGADRKAGLIAGVPLKRAGKPEEIARAIVYLASDNASFVTGQILGVNGGKTAS, encoded by the coding sequence ATGTACATGAGCACCCCTGTTGTGCTGATCACCGGCGCCCTGACGGGCATCGGCCGTGCGACCGCCCTGGCCTTTGCGCGCGAAGGCGGCCGCATGGTCGTCTCCGGCCGGCGCCACGAAGCGGGCCAGGCCCTGGCCGCTGAATTGCGCAATTTGGGTGCGGAGGCGGAATTCGTTCGTGTCGACGTGCGTCACGACGACGAAGTGCGCAATCTGGTCGATCAAACGGTCGCACGTTTTGGTCGCCTCGACGTCGCCGTCAACAACGCCGGCACTGAAGGCAAGCCAGGTCCGGTGACGGAACAATCCGAAGAAAGCTACGCTGCCACGTTCGATACCAACGTGCTGGGGACGCTTCTGAGCATGAAGCACGAATTGCGCGTAATGCAGCCCCAAGGCAGCGGCAGCATCGTCAATCTGTCATCAACCATGGGCCAGAGAGGCGCGCCGGGCGCTTCCATGTATACTGCCAGCAAGCACGCGGTCGAAGGATTGACGAAGGCTGCGGCCCTCGAAGGGGCAGAGTTCGGTGTCCGCGTCAACGCGGTCGCGCCGGGTCCAGTCGAAACCGAGATGCTGAACCGGTTCACCGGCGGCGCCGACAGAAAAGCTGGCTTGATTGCGGGCGTGCCACTCAAGCGCGCAGGCAAGCCCGAGGAGATTGCCCGGGCCATCGTCTATCTCGCATCCGACAATGCTTCGTTCGTCACGGGCCAGATACTAGGCGTCAACGGCGGCAAAACAGCTTCGTGA
- a CDS encoding helix-turn-helix domain-containing protein: protein MCSPINACELAPGRAVCGERVLSATEQYLLLAFFGRQLFGERPLCVAARFMIEEGRHSIKVVAQETGFADRERMRRAFMRTFGVPAEALRRNSRQAAVVAA, encoded by the coding sequence TTGTGCTCTCCAATCAACGCATGTGAGTTGGCTCCCGGGCGCGCCGTTTGCGGGGAGCGCGTCCTCTCGGCAACCGAGCAATATCTCTTGTTGGCGTTTTTCGGACGTCAGCTTTTCGGTGAACGTCCGCTTTGCGTAGCTGCCAGGTTCATGATCGAGGAAGGGCGGCACTCGATCAAAGTGGTCGCGCAGGAAACCGGTTTTGCGGACCGCGAACGCATGCGTCGCGCGTTCATGCGGACCTTCGGCGTGCCCGCGGAGGCGCTGCGGAGGAACTCTCGACAGGCGGCGGTGGTGGCTGCCTGA
- a CDS encoding winged helix-turn-helix domain-containing protein, with the protein MGDPADASTQVLAFGPFRLLPAQRMLLEGNAPVRLGSRALDILIALVERPGEVVSKEELVTRAWPNIFVEETNLRVHVGALRKVLGHGQSVGGYVANVPGRGYSFVAPVTREGPPAAHGTARERLYNLPPTLTRMIGRARVVSELADHMPRERFLTLVGAGGIGKTTVALELAQKLDDSYKDRAHFVDLASLANPQLVPTAVASTFEFQTLSQDPLAELVVLLKDKQALLVLDNCEHLIEAVAVLTERIFAEAPGVHILATSREPVRAAGEWVHRLSSLEIPPVSPAPSATEALSFSAIQLFTQRAMASLESFRLTDANAPIVADICRRVDGIPLAIELAAGRVDSFGIQELADRLGDQLSVLTKGRRAALPRHQTMRATLDWSYQFLPTAEQVLLCRLAIFRGTFTLTSATAVATCEKLRAQDVFDPIANLVAKSLITADVSGEIVHYRLLDNTRAYVTEKLEQSGEYAAMSRRRAVHCCAVLDNAERDWERQSKTEWLRNYARWIDDVRAALDWAFSSAGDASLGIALTAASTPVWFALSFVREYRERAQRALEAIPTASIAKPELEMKINVALGAAIFNTQGIVPEIATAYARALEIAEHLGASTYALRALWGLARERYVQGDYRAALSFCERFGQVAKTSGDQAADLVHDRMMALALHLVGRQAEARLYADRTLNHPAAVIRTAHKSFHEYDNRVAARSHLARILWVQGFPDQAAAIAQEGVAYGLSLEYPPPLCYVLAYAACPIAFWNGDMAMATSNVQLLLKQSANLSFGYWQSWRYCYEQVAALGDDDGTFEFKQRLDSLRASAIGPIYSDLLSTLREELTGPETIARAEAGEAGWCAAEILRAKGMQILKDGGPNAAEAAEVPLLRSLDIARQQGAHSWELRTATSLARLWRERRRIAQARDLLAPVYGRFSEGFATADLRTAKSVIDELA; encoded by the coding sequence ATGGGCGATCCGGCGGACGCCAGCACTCAGGTCCTCGCTTTCGGGCCGTTCCGGCTCCTTCCGGCGCAGCGCATGCTGCTGGAAGGCAATGCACCCGTTCGGCTCGGCAGTCGGGCACTCGACATTCTGATCGCTCTGGTCGAACGCCCCGGCGAGGTAGTCAGCAAGGAGGAACTCGTCACCCGGGCGTGGCCGAACATTTTCGTCGAGGAGACAAATCTCCGGGTGCATGTCGGTGCGCTTCGGAAGGTGCTGGGACACGGCCAGTCCGTCGGCGGGTATGTCGCGAATGTTCCTGGTCGAGGCTACAGCTTCGTCGCGCCAGTTACGCGTGAGGGCCCCCCTGCAGCCCACGGCACGGCACGGGAGCGGCTTTACAATCTGCCGCCAACGCTGACGCGGATGATCGGCCGTGCCCGGGTGGTCAGTGAGCTGGCGGACCACATGCCGCGCGAGCGCTTTCTGACCCTAGTCGGCGCTGGCGGCATCGGTAAGACCACAGTTGCGCTGGAGTTGGCGCAAAAATTAGACGACTCCTACAAGGATCGTGCCCATTTCGTCGATCTGGCCTCGCTCGCAAATCCTCAATTGGTCCCCACCGCGGTAGCCTCGACATTCGAATTCCAGACCCTCTCCCAGGATCCGCTTGCTGAGCTGGTTGTCTTGCTTAAGGATAAGCAGGCCCTGCTCGTGCTCGACAACTGCGAGCATTTGATTGAGGCCGTCGCAGTTCTGACGGAAAGAATCTTCGCGGAGGCACCCGGCGTTCATATACTTGCGACCAGCCGCGAGCCCGTGCGCGCTGCAGGCGAGTGGGTGCACCGCCTTTCGTCTTTGGAGATTCCTCCGGTGTCGCCCGCGCCCTCCGCCACGGAGGCGCTCTCCTTCTCCGCCATCCAGCTCTTTACTCAGCGCGCTATGGCGAGCCTGGAATCGTTCAGGCTGACCGATGCGAATGCGCCGATCGTGGCCGACATCTGTCGTCGGGTCGATGGCATTCCGCTGGCCATCGAGCTCGCCGCGGGGCGGGTTGACTCCTTCGGCATTCAGGAACTGGCTGATCGGCTCGGTGATCAGCTCTCTGTCTTGACCAAGGGCCGCCGTGCGGCATTGCCGCGTCACCAGACTATGCGCGCGACATTGGACTGGAGCTATCAGTTCCTGCCGACGGCCGAACAGGTGCTACTCTGTCGTTTGGCAATCTTTCGGGGAACTTTTACGCTCACCTCGGCCACCGCGGTTGCCACCTGTGAGAAGCTCCGTGCGCAGGATGTGTTCGACCCCATTGCCAATCTGGTTGCCAAGTCGCTGATCACGGCCGATGTCAGCGGAGAGATAGTTCACTATCGCTTGCTCGACAACACCCGCGCCTACGTCACCGAGAAGCTCGAGCAAAGCGGCGAATACGCAGCGATGTCCAGGCGGCGTGCGGTGCATTGCTGCGCGGTTCTCGACAATGCGGAACGTGATTGGGAGAGACAATCAAAAACTGAATGGCTCAGGAACTATGCTAGGTGGATCGATGATGTACGTGCCGCACTGGACTGGGCCTTCTCGTCTGCTGGCGATGCGTCTTTAGGAATTGCCCTGACCGCCGCTTCAACACCTGTCTGGTTCGCGCTGTCGTTCGTTAGAGAGTACCGGGAGCGTGCGCAGCGGGCGCTGGAAGCTATCCCCACTGCCTCGATTGCGAAGCCAGAACTGGAGATGAAGATCAACGTTGCCCTTGGGGCGGCGATCTTCAATACTCAGGGCATCGTTCCGGAGATAGCCACGGCCTATGCGAGGGCACTCGAAATTGCCGAGCACCTCGGCGCGTCAACGTACGCGCTGCGCGCACTGTGGGGACTCGCGAGAGAACGCTATGTCCAAGGCGACTATCGTGCGGCCCTCAGCTTCTGTGAGAGGTTCGGCCAGGTGGCTAAGACATCGGGCGACCAAGCGGCCGATCTCGTACATGATCGAATGATGGCGCTCGCGCTCCATCTCGTGGGCAGACAGGCGGAGGCGCGTCTGTATGCCGACCGCACGCTCAACCATCCGGCCGCGGTAATCCGAACGGCACACAAGAGCTTCCACGAATATGACAACCGGGTGGCGGCACGCTCCCATCTCGCGCGCATACTTTGGGTCCAGGGCTTCCCGGATCAGGCGGCTGCGATAGCCCAAGAGGGTGTCGCATACGGCCTCTCGCTCGAATACCCGCCGCCGCTTTGCTACGTGCTGGCATATGCGGCCTGTCCGATCGCATTCTGGAATGGCGATATGGCGATGGCGACAAGTAATGTGCAGCTGTTACTCAAGCAGTCGGCGAATCTTTCCTTCGGCTATTGGCAGTCCTGGAGATATTGCTACGAACAGGTGGCGGCTCTCGGGGACGACGATGGTACGTTCGAATTCAAGCAGCGCCTGGATTCTCTGCGCGCATCCGCAATCGGCCCAATTTATTCAGATTTGCTCAGCACGTTGCGCGAGGAACTGACTGGACCGGAAACAATCGCCCGCGCCGAGGCAGGTGAAGCGGGCTGGTGCGCTGCAGAGATCCTGCGCGCCAAGGGGATGCAAATTCTGAAAGATGGCGGCCCGAACGCCGCCGAAGCAGCGGAGGTCCCGCTGCTGCGATCGCTCGACATCGCGCGGCAGCAGGGGGCCCATTCCTGGGAACTGCGTACTGCCACGAGTCTCGCGCGATTGTGGAGAGAGAGACGCCGCATTGCGCAGGCGCGTGATCTGTTGGCGCCCGTGTACGGTCGCTTCAGCGAAGGGTTCGCGACCGCGGATTTGAGGACGGCGAAAAGCGTCATCGACGAGCTCGCATGA